Proteins encoded in a region of the Flavobacterium sp. PMTSA4 genome:
- a CDS encoding STM3941 family protein, with protein MTTNKLIFKPKKYKTYLLVIVSLVFIYGGTLMIKNGEGLKGWLATSFFALCLFVFIIQLFPGATQLELNEEGFTTTNLFKTNFTKWSDVNSFAVGSVGSTNYLWRKKMVMFDYAYEFDEYETGRNISKHLAGYEGALPDTYGMKANKLAELMNEWKRKYGS; from the coding sequence ATGACCACGAATAAACTAATATTTAAACCAAAAAAGTATAAAACATATTTATTAGTAATAGTATCTCTAGTATTTATATATGGTGGAACATTAATGATTAAAAATGGTGAAGGTTTAAAAGGTTGGTTGGCTACTTCTTTTTTTGCACTGTGTTTGTTTGTTTTTATAATTCAACTATTTCCTGGTGCTACTCAATTAGAATTAAACGAAGAAGGTTTTACAACCACCAATTTATTTAAAACCAATTTTACAAAGTGGTCTGATGTCAATTCATTTGCTGTTGGTTCAGTTGGTTCAACTAATTATTTGTGGAGAAAAAAAATGGTTATGTTTGATTATGCATACGAATTTGACGAATATGAAACAGGTAGAAACATCTCAAAGCATTTGGCAGGATATGAAGGTGCTTTACCAGATACTTATGGTATGAAAGCAAATAAACTTGCTGAATTAATGAATGAATGGAAAAGAAAATATGGTTCTTAA
- a CDS encoding TIGR02757 family protein: MNRNELKEFLDEKAALYNRPSFIENDPIQIPHMFSKKEDIEIAGFLVASIAWGNRKMIINNGKKLIELMDNAPHDFITNHVVEDLDRFDCFKHRTFNEIDCVTFIKALRNIYINHNGLEKIFTINQGNETMHESISSFRDVFFEIPHWVRTRKHVADPRTKSAAKRINMFLRWMVRNDKCGVDFGIWKDIPTSKLSCPLDVHTGNIARKLGLIERKQNDLKALMELDTNLRIFDPKDPVKYDFALFGLGAFESF, from the coding sequence ATGAATAGAAACGAACTCAAAGAATTTTTAGACGAAAAAGCAGCATTATACAACCGACCTTCCTTTATTGAAAACGATCCGATACAAATTCCGCATATGTTTTCTAAAAAAGAAGATATTGAAATTGCTGGATTCTTAGTTGCTTCTATCGCTTGGGGAAATAGAAAAATGATTATCAATAACGGTAAGAAGCTTATTGAACTAATGGATAATGCACCACATGATTTTATAACAAATCACGTGGTGGAAGACTTAGACAGGTTTGACTGTTTTAAGCACAGAACATTTAATGAAATTGATTGTGTTACTTTCATCAAAGCACTTCGCAATATTTATATTAATCACAATGGTTTAGAAAAGATTTTTACTATAAATCAAGGAAATGAAACCATGCATGAAAGCATTTCTTCTTTTAGAGATGTCTTTTTCGAAATTCCTCATTGGGTTAGAACTCGTAAACATGTTGCTGACCCAAGAACTAAATCGGCGGCAAAGAGAATAAATATGTTTTTGAGATGGATGGTTCGAAATGACAAATGTGGTGTTGATTTTGGCATTTGGAAAGACATACCTACCTCAAAACTTTCCTGCCCATTAGATGTTCATACTGGGAACATTGCTCGAAAGCTGGGCTTGATTGAAAGAAAGCAAAACGATTTAAAAGCTTTAATGGAATTGGACACCAATTTGAGAATCTTTGATCCAAAAGATCCCGTTAAATATGATTTTGCCTTGTTTGGATTGGGAGCATTTGAGAGTTTTTAA
- a CDS encoding LIC_10190 family membrane protein — protein sequence MSLILISWIYTLFTSINFGNLFLRILKHKPTNGIITSILGLFLTTILASIWACFERINIEFHALLLILNGILFIQSKKQITNIYKSLYEDFKLFSKTLKWIFFFCFIIVLIQSSTSPILPDNETYYIQTIKWLNEYGFVPGLANLHLFLGQTSGWHITQSVFNFSFLYSNFNDLNGLCLVLVSFYFLKKLQLYSESKSIIDLLFGLFPMLYVVLYPFVNSPSPDLMVYLLSFIIFYLFLKNATSNYLLIVVFALFAFYIKITSAILLMLPILLITFRYPVIKTKVFKSISLSIIVVFLWIIKNIIITGYPFFPVSKITFFKVSYAIPEQIIDYFFSSKIMHSFYVSPYDFNQISSSELLKKYFFNNGVDSVFAIITLMLVIIIPFVFYRIKNNKLWIIYGLFITQLTMLSFSSPQFRFYFFFTLFFSVLLLAYLLKNNKLLLPFYFGILFFTTIIYFFPNPLNLNSKDYITFTNLVYPKLNSSTNCNFKKVTLDNLNYNSPSNTTLFWITGNGLLPCVSQDQIDYFQANFNVIPQMNGTSLKDGFYSKELP from the coding sequence ATGAGTTTAATTCTGATTAGTTGGATTTATACATTATTTACATCAATAAATTTTGGAAATTTATTTTTGAGAATTCTTAAACACAAACCAACTAACGGAATAATTACATCTATTCTAGGATTATTTTTGACTACAATTTTAGCTAGTATTTGGGCTTGTTTTGAAAGAATTAATATAGAATTTCATGCTTTATTGTTAATCTTGAATGGAATTCTATTTATTCAGTCAAAAAAACAAATAACCAATATTTACAAATCACTTTATGAAGATTTTAAATTGTTTTCAAAAACGCTGAAATGGATATTTTTCTTTTGTTTTATTATAGTTTTAATTCAATCTTCTACTAGTCCAATTTTACCTGATAATGAAACCTATTATATTCAAACCATCAAATGGCTAAATGAATATGGATTTGTTCCTGGATTGGCTAATTTGCATTTATTTTTAGGCCAAACAAGTGGTTGGCATATAACGCAAAGTGTCTTTAATTTTTCTTTTTTGTATTCAAATTTCAATGACTTAAATGGATTATGTTTGGTGCTAGTTAGTTTTTACTTTTTAAAAAAACTACAATTATACTCTGAATCAAAATCAATTATTGATTTGCTTTTCGGGTTGTTTCCAATGTTGTATGTTGTTTTATATCCATTCGTAAATTCACCTTCACCCGATTTGATGGTGTATTTATTAAGTTTTATAATTTTTTATTTATTCCTAAAAAATGCAACTTCAAATTACTTACTAATAGTAGTATTTGCATTATTCGCCTTCTACATAAAAATCACTTCAGCTATTTTATTAATGCTTCCAATACTGCTAATTACTTTTAGATATCCTGTAATAAAAACAAAAGTTTTTAAATCAATTTCACTTTCTATAATTGTAGTATTTCTTTGGATAATTAAAAACATAATCATTACCGGATATCCATTTTTTCCTGTTAGTAAAATCACTTTTTTTAAAGTTAGTTATGCTATTCCTGAACAAATAATTGATTATTTCTTTAGTAGTAAAATAATGCATTCTTTTTATGTTAGTCCTTATGATTTTAATCAAATCTCAAGTTCAGAATTACTTAAAAAATACTTCTTTAACAATGGAGTAGATAGTGTTTTTGCAATTATTACTTTAATGTTAGTAATAATTATTCCGTTTGTCTTTTATAGGATAAAAAACAACAAACTATGGATAATTTATGGTTTATTTATTACTCAGCTAACAATGTTAAGTTTTAGTTCACCACAGTTTCGATTTTATTTCTTTTTTACTTTGTTTTTTAGTGTATTGCTTTTAGCTTATCTTTTAAAGAATAATAAATTACTATTGCCTTTTTATTTTGGAATTTTATTTTTCACAACAATAATTTATTTTTTTCCAAATCCATTAAATTTAAATTCTAAGGATTATATAACTTTTACTAATCTTGTTTATCCCAAGCTTAATTCTTCAACAAATTGTAATTTTAAAAAAGTTACTCTTGATAATTTAAATTATAATTCTCCATCAAATACAACACTTTTTTGGATAACCGGAAATGGTTTATTACCTTGTGTAAGTCAAGACCAAATAGATTATTTTCAAGCTAACTTCAATGTAATTCCTCAAATGAATGGAACTTCTTTGAAAGATGGCTTTTATTCGAAAGAATTACCATGA
- a CDS encoding ABC transporter ATP-binding protein has product MIKANNIFKNYDNLEVLKGVSIHIQKGEIVSIVGASGAGKTTLLQILGTLDNPNKNTSSTLEIDGQNILSLNDKKLSKFRNEKLGFIFQFHQLLPEFTALENVCIPAFISGKDKNTTETEAKKLLDYLGLTDRINHKPNELSGGEQQRVAVARALINKPVVIFADEPSGNLDTSSAENLHKLFFKLRDEFGQTFVIVTHNEELAAMADRKLVMVDGKIT; this is encoded by the coding sequence ATGATTAAAGCCAATAATATTTTTAAAAACTATGATAATCTTGAAGTTTTAAAAGGTGTTTCTATTCACATTCAAAAAGGTGAAATTGTTTCAATAGTTGGAGCAAGTGGTGCAGGAAAAACAACATTACTTCAAATACTAGGTACATTAGACAATCCAAATAAAAACACATCGTCAACTCTTGAAATTGATGGTCAAAATATCTTAAGTCTAAACGACAAAAAACTATCCAAATTCCGAAACGAAAAATTAGGTTTCATTTTTCAGTTTCATCAATTACTTCCAGAGTTTACCGCTTTAGAAAATGTATGCATTCCAGCATTTATCTCAGGAAAAGATAAAAATACAACAGAAACAGAGGCAAAAAAATTGCTTGATTATTTAGGTTTAACTGATAGGATAAATCATAAACCAAATGAACTTTCTGGTGGAGAACAACAAAGAGTTGCGGTGGCAAGAGCTTTAATCAACAAACCCGTTGTAATTTTTGCCGACGAACCTTCAGGAAATTTAGACACTAGTTCGGCCGAAAATTTACATAAATTGTTCTTTAAACTCCGAGATGAATTTGGACAAACCTTTGTAATTGTTACGCACAATGAAGAGTTAGCTGCTATGGCAGACAGAAAACTGGTTATGGTTGATGGAAAAATAACTTGA
- the folE gene encoding GTP cyclohydrolase I FolE, whose product MNTTIEKELFELIGDNHQMTSAETPLHLDAFSKTDSEKMVVIERHFKAIMEEIGLEMTDDSLKGTPHRVAKMFIKEIFSGLNPDNKPKISVFDNSYNYDKMLVEADISFNSTCEHHFLPIIGKAHIGYVSSGKVIGLSKLNRIVDYYSRRPQVQERLIMQIFNELKDVLDTEDVIVVMEAKHLCVSSRGIQDESSYTSTIQYGGIFNEKENRNDFFNMLKKE is encoded by the coding sequence ATGAACACAACAATTGAAAAAGAATTATTTGAATTGATAGGTGACAATCATCAAATGACTTCAGCTGAAACTCCATTACATTTGGACGCGTTTAGCAAAACTGATTCGGAAAAAATGGTTGTCATCGAAAGACATTTTAAAGCCATTATGGAAGAAATAGGTTTGGAAATGACTGATGATAGCTTGAAAGGAACTCCGCATAGAGTTGCAAAAATGTTTATTAAAGAGATATTCTCAGGTTTAAATCCAGATAATAAGCCGAAAATTTCGGTTTTTGATAATTCCTATAATTATGATAAAATGCTAGTTGAAGCGGATATTAGCTTCAATTCAACTTGCGAACATCATTTTTTACCAATTATCGGAAAAGCACATATTGGTTATGTTTCAAGTGGAAAAGTAATTGGTTTATCTAAATTAAATCGAATTGTAGATTATTATTCTCGCAGACCACAAGTTCAAGAAAGATTAATTATGCAAATTTTTAACGAACTAAAAGATGTTCTTGATACAGAAGATGTAATTGTAGTTATGGAAGCGAAACATTTGTGTGTTTCAAGTAGAGGAATTCAAGACGAAAGTAGTTATACTTCCACCATTCAATATGGCGGAATATTTAATGAAAAAGAAAATAGAAACGACTTCTTTAATATGCTAAAAAAAGAATAA
- a CDS encoding DUF6787 family protein, whose amino-acid sequence MASFKERWNIKSNWQLFVIIVVFAITGSTSAYLSKPILAYFGIIKGSVSNWIYYPLYIILIFPVYQILLVSFGFLFGQFKFFWAFEKKMLKSLGFSFLFKKENPEQ is encoded by the coding sequence ATGGCATCTTTCAAAGAACGCTGGAATATCAAATCAAATTGGCAATTATTTGTCATTATTGTTGTATTTGCCATCACAGGTTCTACTTCTGCCTATTTATCTAAACCTATTTTAGCCTATTTTGGAATTATAAAAGGAAGTGTTTCCAATTGGATTTATTATCCTTTATATATTATTTTAATTTTTCCAGTATATCAAATTCTTCTCGTTAGTTTCGGATTTCTGTTTGGACAATTCAAATTCTTTTGGGCTTTTGAAAAGAAAATGCTAAAAAGTTTAGGATTCAGTTTTTTGTTTAAAAAAGAAAATCCCGAACAATAA
- a CDS encoding DUF6146 family protein has protein sequence MKNILVFLLLFALIIGCNSSKSGFKNTDNQTNGSVNDTVKIANDELEYEVIIIDPGFNSWLLSTARPRGYYSESYLENRNYLFITEWNNRVNQPMRYNPNLYEMRIDYDPSIHYGYEVNYLIYNYMIYFQQRNNQRLTGFVPRP, from the coding sequence ATGAAAAATATTTTAGTTTTCCTTCTTCTGTTTGCACTTATAATTGGTTGCAATAGTTCGAAATCAGGTTTTAAAAACACCGATAATCAAACTAATGGTTCAGTAAACGATACTGTTAAGATTGCCAATGATGAATTAGAATATGAAGTAATTATTATTGATCCTGGTTTTAATTCTTGGCTTTTATCTACTGCAAGACCACGAGGCTATTATTCTGAAAGTTATCTAGAAAATAGAAATTATTTGTTCATAACAGAATGGAATAACCGAGTTAATCAACCGATGCGATATAATCCTAACTTATATGAAATGCGAATTGACTATGATCCAAGTATTCACTACGGTTATGAAGTAAATTATCTTATTTATAATTATATGATTTATTTTCAACAAAGAAATAATCAACGCTTGACAGGATTTGTACCAAGACCATAA
- a CDS encoding D-2-hydroxyacid dehydrogenase produces the protein MKVLANDGISKSGIKALEKGGFEVITTKVAQEQVANYINSNNVAVLLVRSATKVRQDIIDNCPGLKIIGRGGVGMDNIDVDYARNKGIHVINTPASSSESVAELVFAHLFTGVRFLHDSNRNMPLEGDSNFDGLKKAYANGIELRGKTLGIIGFGRIGQAVAKMALGLGMKVIAADKFVDKAEVKVDFYNGQFINVEFETEPLEDLLKHSDFITLHVPSQEGYVIGKDEFEILKDGVGIINCARGGVIDEVALVEALDNEKVAFAGLDVFENEPKPEIQILMHPKISLTPHIGAATLEAQDRIGTELAYQIISLLKTEKV, from the coding sequence ATGAAAGTATTAGCAAACGACGGAATTTCAAAAAGTGGAATCAAAGCATTAGAAAAAGGAGGTTTTGAAGTTATTACAACCAAAGTTGCTCAAGAACAAGTAGCCAATTATATCAATTCAAATAATGTTGCGGTTTTATTAGTAAGAAGTGCTACCAAAGTTCGTCAAGATATTATTGATAATTGTCCAGGATTAAAAATTATTGGTCGCGGTGGCGTTGGAATGGATAATATTGATGTTGATTATGCACGTAATAAAGGAATACATGTAATTAATACTCCAGCTTCTTCTTCGGAAAGTGTTGCCGAATTAGTTTTTGCACATTTATTTACAGGTGTTCGTTTTCTGCACGACTCTAATAGAAATATGCCACTTGAAGGCGATTCGAATTTTGATGGATTGAAAAAAGCTTATGCCAATGGAATTGAATTGAGAGGAAAAACTCTTGGAATAATTGGATTTGGAAGAATTGGTCAAGCTGTTGCTAAAATGGCACTAGGCTTAGGAATGAAAGTCATTGCAGCTGATAAATTTGTAGACAAAGCTGAAGTAAAAGTTGATTTTTACAACGGTCAGTTCATCAATGTAGAATTTGAAACTGAACCTTTAGAAGATTTGCTAAAACATTCTGATTTTATTACACTTCATGTTCCATCGCAAGAAGGTTATGTAATTGGAAAAGATGAATTTGAAATATTAAAAGATGGTGTTGGAATTATCAATTGTGCTCGTGGTGGCGTTATTGATGAGGTGGCTTTAGTTGAAGCTTTAGATAATGAAAAAGTGGCTTTTGCAGGATTAGATGTTTTTGAGAATGAACCAAAACCTGAAATTCAAATCCTGATGCATCCAAAGATTTCTTTAACACCACATATTGGTGCTGCTACTCTTGAAGCGCAAGACAGAATTGGTACAGAATTAGCCTATCAAATTATTAGTTTATTGAAAACTGAAAAAGTATAA